A window of Mucilaginibacter sp. PAMC 26640 contains these coding sequences:
- a CDS encoding crossover junction endodeoxyribonuclease RuvA, producing MRVMAFDYGTKRIGIAVTDPMQIIATGLDTIHPLKIIDYLKKYLQTEQVERFVLGEPKQMDNTPSQSASHVKGFGNLLKKTFPEIPVEMFDERFTSKMASATIAQSGMGKKARQNKELVDTISAVILLQSWMSKSF from the coding sequence ATGCGGGTAATGGCTTTCGATTATGGCACCAAACGCATAGGTATTGCGGTTACCGACCCTATGCAGATCATCGCAACCGGCCTGGACACTATCCACCCGTTAAAAATAATTGATTATTTAAAGAAATACCTGCAAACCGAGCAAGTGGAGCGCTTTGTTTTAGGCGAGCCAAAGCAAATGGATAATACGCCATCCCAATCTGCCAGCCATGTAAAAGGCTTTGGTAACCTGCTCAAAAAAACTTTCCCGGAAATCCCGGTAGAAATGTTCGACGAGCGTTTCACCTCAAAAATGGCCTCGGCCACTATTGCCCAAAGCGGCATGGGTAAGAAAGCCCGGCAGAATAAAGAATTGGTGGATACCATTTCGGCAGTGATACTG
- a CDS encoding gliding motility lipoprotein GldH codes for MNRSFKMMLGGLIAFCLLGAQGCSDPAGVFDQNAEISNHNWSYTNRVKFDVKIEDASIPYNLYMNLRVSGSYRYANIYVLLIQGHSGKTATTRYQVPLANPDGEWLGSGSGNLYSYQYPLRKHYKFPAKGTYHFEFEQNMRDNPLHEVSDVGLRVEKAN; via the coding sequence ATGAACCGGAGTTTTAAAATGATGCTGGGCGGGTTAATCGCTTTTTGTTTGCTAGGGGCACAGGGCTGCAGCGATCCGGCAGGTGTTTTTGATCAGAATGCGGAAATAAGCAACCATAACTGGTCGTACACTAACCGGGTTAAATTTGATGTTAAGATTGAGGATGCATCCATCCCCTATAATCTTTATATGAATCTACGCGTATCCGGCAGTTACCGGTATGCTAACATCTATGTGCTTTTGATACAGGGTCACTCCGGCAAAACAGCAACTACACGGTACCAGGTACCCTTAGCTAACCCCGACGGAGAATGGTTGGGTAGCGGCAGCGGTAATTTATACAGTTACCAGTATCCGCTCCGTAAACACTACAAATTCCCTGCAAAAGGCACTTATCATTTTGAATTTGAACAGAACATGCGAGATAATCCGCTGCATGAAGTGAGCGATGTTGGCTTAAGAGTAGAAAAAGCTAATTGA
- a CDS encoding DNA polymerase V, which yields MDVPLILIVLSVIILAVALLLFIKRPASGLVSSAELTGLKAENDHLKISLARAEERAVNLLSEKENITNHLKAEKVVLADETFDLRDQLAQAHQSLESARANFQAQQERLLEQKADVEQTRGHFQKEFENIAEKLLKEKSREFTDVNKLSIDTILNPLKENIKSFEEKVEKVYNAEAAERHVLRGEIGKLMELNKLISTEASNLTKALKGDNKKQGNWGEVILEKVLERSGLVRDREYRTQASLNHAEGGRMQPDVIIDLPDEKHLIIDAKVSLIAYERLVNCETEEERRLYSKAHVESIRGHVHGLSSKNYHDLYQVNSPDFVLLFVPIESSFSFAVQLDADLFSDAWDKRVVIVSPSTLLATLRTIASIWKQERQNRNVLEIARLSGEMYDKFVGFVGDMESIGKNIKQSQDSYDKALNKLTDGRGNLTITAEKIKKLGAKANKQIDVKYIGEGEA from the coding sequence ATGGATGTGCCTTTAATATTGATTGTGCTCAGTGTAATTATACTCGCTGTTGCTTTGTTGCTTTTTATCAAACGGCCTGCTTCCGGACTGGTCTCTTCAGCAGAGTTAACCGGCTTAAAGGCAGAGAACGATCATCTCAAAATATCGCTGGCCAGGGCAGAAGAAAGGGCGGTTAACCTCCTTTCCGAAAAAGAAAACATCACCAACCATTTGAAGGCCGAAAAAGTAGTACTGGCCGATGAAACCTTCGATCTGCGTGATCAATTGGCGCAGGCTCATCAGTCATTGGAGTCGGCCAGGGCTAATTTCCAGGCGCAGCAGGAGCGGCTGCTGGAACAAAAAGCAGATGTTGAACAAACCCGCGGCCATTTCCAGAAAGAGTTTGAGAACATTGCCGAAAAGCTGCTAAAGGAAAAATCCCGGGAATTTACCGATGTAAATAAGTTGAGTATCGATACCATCCTTAACCCGTTAAAAGAGAATATAAAATCATTTGAGGAAAAGGTTGAAAAGGTATACAATGCAGAGGCTGCCGAACGCCATGTTTTACGCGGCGAGATTGGCAAACTGATGGAATTGAACAAACTTATCAGTACTGAGGCATCTAACCTCACCAAAGCGCTAAAAGGCGACAATAAAAAACAAGGAAACTGGGGCGAGGTGATCCTGGAGAAAGTATTGGAACGCAGCGGCCTGGTACGCGACCGGGAGTACCGCACACAAGCCAGCCTGAACCACGCAGAAGGGGGCAGGATGCAACCCGACGTGATCATTGACCTCCCGGATGAAAAACATTTAATAATTGATGCCAAGGTCTCCCTGATCGCCTATGAGCGCCTGGTAAATTGTGAGACCGAAGAAGAGCGCCGGTTGTACTCAAAAGCGCACGTAGAATCTATCCGCGGGCATGTGCATGGTTTATCCTCTAAAAACTATCATGACTTGTACCAAGTAAATTCACCAGATTTTGTATTGCTGTTTGTGCCGATTGAATCATCCTTCAGCTTTGCGGTACAACTGGATGCCGATCTGTTTAGCGATGCCTGGGATAAACGCGTGGTAATTGTTAGTCCGAGTACCTTGCTGGCCACCCTGCGCACCATTGCCAGTATATGGAAGCAGGAGCGTCAAAACCGCAACGTTTTAGAGATAGCCCGTTTAAGCGGTGAAATGTATGATAAGTTTGTTGGTTTTGTAGGAGATATGGAAAGCATCGGCAAAAACATCAAACAAAGCCAGGACAGCTACGATAAGGCGCTTAATAAATTAACCGATGGCAGAGGTAATTTGACCATTACGGCCGAAAAAATTAAAAAGCTGGGAGCAAAGGCAAATAAACAAATAGATGTGAAATATATTGGGGAAGGCGAAGCGTAG
- a CDS encoding thiamine-phosphate kinase translates to MFENEEKTNLEELGEFGLISHLTKNINLTQKSTVKGVGDDAAVLDYAGKKVLVSTDMLLEGIHFDLAYTPLKHLGYKAIQVNLSDIYAMNGTASQVTVSLGMSSKFPLEAIEELYEGIYLACGNYNVDLVGGDTTASKQGLVISVTVLGYADENDVVYRNTAEEGDLICVSGDLGGAYTGLQLLEREKLVYLENPNIQPDLEGKDYIVERQLKPEARKDIIDLLKELGVKPTAMIDVSDGLASEMLHICKQSNKGCNLYEEKIPIDPMTYETAREFGLDPTICALSGGEDYELLFTVKQAEYDKIKFKMDFTIIGYITEPGAGCNLITKSNNVHPLKAQGWNAFSPPAP, encoded by the coding sequence ATGTTTGAAAACGAAGAGAAAACCAATTTAGAAGAGTTAGGTGAGTTTGGCCTGATCAGTCACTTGACAAAAAATATTAACCTAACCCAAAAAAGCACGGTAAAGGGTGTGGGTGATGATGCTGCCGTGCTGGATTATGCCGGTAAAAAAGTGCTGGTATCCACCGATATGCTTTTGGAAGGCATCCATTTTGATTTGGCATACACGCCATTAAAGCATTTGGGTTATAAAGCTATCCAGGTGAACCTGAGCGATATTTATGCCATGAACGGTACAGCAAGCCAGGTAACGGTTTCACTCGGCATGAGCAGCAAATTCCCGCTGGAAGCGATAGAGGAATTATACGAGGGTATTTACCTGGCCTGCGGCAACTACAATGTTGATTTGGTTGGCGGTGATACAACGGCTTCTAAACAGGGCCTGGTGATTAGCGTTACGGTATTAGGTTATGCGGATGAAAATGATGTGGTATACCGCAATACGGCCGAAGAGGGCGACCTTATTTGTGTATCCGGAGATTTGGGGGGTGCTTACACCGGGCTGCAGCTTCTTGAGCGGGAGAAATTGGTTTACCTGGAAAATCCTAACATTCAGCCAGACCTGGAAGGAAAGGACTATATTGTTGAGCGCCAGTTAAAACCGGAGGCCCGTAAAGATATTATAGATCTGCTGAAAGAGCTCGGTGTAAAGCCAACAGCGATGATAGATGTATCAGACGGCCTCGCTTCGGAGATGCTGCACATCTGCAAGCAAAGCAATAAGGGTTGTAATTTATACGAAGAGAAGATCCCTATCGATCCGATGACCTATGAAACTGCCCGTGAATTCGGACTTGATCCAACGATTTGTGCCCTAAGCGGCGGCGAAGATTATGAGTTACTCTTCACCGTAAAACAGGCGGAGTACGATAAGATCAAATTTAAAATGGATTTTACCATTATCGGATACATCACAGAACCAGGTGCCGGTTGTAATTTGATCACCAAAAGCAATAATGTGCATCCATTAAAAGCACAGGGCTGGAATGCGTTTAGCCCCCCGGCCCCCTGA
- a CDS encoding endonuclease: MLFLAGCAKEYTAGININPALPVEVVVPKPYTIIEGFETGTKGDYKQSDVQLNTGLWTFSDALIGNLPADLKNGTKSVRLRAGNLTMKFDVAGVQQISITHGKYGNDANQTWQLLMSVDSGKTFTQLGNDILETNTTLVTDSFKVTTTKRVRFQIKKVGTATTRTNIDDITFQGLGDAGIIVGGSTDNSGADTTTTTSPETAERDVTAGADAQPSNGDNSNLLFGNPSGAQPSVVMLNDYLIDQKYYVESYSANRGEPNWVSWHLDATNITNASPRLDNFAGFIGLDASFYHVESNSYQNSGFDRGHNCPSADRTSSANANSATFLMTNMIPQAPNNNQQTWANMENYLRGEVVAGNEVYIIMGAYGQGGTGSKGVANTINNGRVTVPANVWKIAVIVPTGDSDLSRVSTGTRVIAVNTPNNNVINSDWKQYRVTVRDIEKATGYNLLSSLPQSVQDVVEIKKDNL; the protein is encoded by the coding sequence ATGTTATTTTTAGCAGGTTGCGCCAAAGAGTACACAGCCGGCATCAACATTAACCCTGCCCTACCAGTTGAGGTGGTTGTACCAAAACCTTATACCATTATTGAAGGATTTGAGACAGGTACTAAAGGCGATTACAAACAAAGTGACGTACAGTTAAATACCGGCTTATGGACATTTAGTGACGCTCTTATAGGCAATTTACCTGCCGATCTTAAAAACGGTACAAAATCTGTCCGCTTACGCGCAGGCAATCTGACTATGAAATTTGATGTTGCCGGCGTGCAGCAGATCAGCATTACTCACGGTAAATATGGCAACGATGCCAATCAAACCTGGCAGCTGCTAATGTCGGTAGATAGCGGTAAAACTTTTACGCAATTGGGGAATGATATTTTAGAAACCAATACTACTTTAGTTACCGATTCTTTCAAAGTAACCACCACCAAAAGAGTGCGTTTCCAGATAAAAAAAGTTGGTACTGCTACCACCAGAACTAATATTGATGATATTACCTTCCAGGGACTCGGTGATGCCGGCATTATTGTAGGGGGTAGTACCGATAACAGCGGTGCGGATACGACGACAACCACAAGCCCAGAAACAGCCGAAAGAGATGTAACCGCGGGTGCTGATGCGCAGCCAAGCAATGGCGACAATAGTAATCTCTTGTTTGGTAACCCTTCGGGCGCACAACCTTCTGTTGTTATGCTGAACGATTACCTGATCGATCAAAAATACTACGTAGAATCATATAGTGCAAACCGTGGTGAACCAAATTGGGTTAGCTGGCATTTAGATGCTACCAATATTACCAATGCATCTCCGCGTTTAGACAATTTTGCAGGTTTTATTGGGCTGGATGCCAGCTTTTACCATGTAGAAAGCAACAGCTACCAAAATTCAGGTTTTGACAGGGGCCACAACTGCCCCTCGGCTGATCGTACAAGTTCGGCGAATGCCAATTCAGCTACATTTTTAATGACGAATATGATACCGCAGGCACCGAATAATAACCAGCAAACCTGGGCCAATATGGAAAATTATTTGCGCGGAGAGGTAGTTGCAGGTAACGAGGTTTACATTATCATGGGTGCTTACGGCCAGGGTGGTACCGGTTCAAAGGGTGTAGCCAATACCATTAATAACGGGCGCGTTACCGTACCTGCAAACGTTTGGAAAATTGCAGTCATCGTTCCAACAGGAGATAGCGATCTAAGCCGGGTTTCTACGGGTACCAGGGTAATTGCAGTTAACACGCCTAATAATAATGTGATTAACAGCGATTGGAAACAATACCGCGTAACCGTGCGTGACATTGAAAAAGCCACGGGTTATAATTTATTAAGCAGCTTACCGCAATCAGTACAGGATGTAGTAGAGATAAAGAAAGATAACTTGTAA
- a CDS encoding quinolinate synthetase, with protein sequence MDTFEEIKVKGFADEYINPSLDLFAEIEKFKKEKNAVVLAHYYQEGDIQDVADYIGDSLGLSQQAAKTDADIIVFAGVHFMAETAKILSPNKKVLLPDLKAGCSLADSCPPHLFKKFKENYPDHLVITYVNCTAELKALSDIVCTSSNAVQIVESLPKDQKIIFGPDKNLGAWVAKKTGRDLVLWNGACMVHEIFSREKITKLKERYPNAKILAHPECEEVILQMADYIGSTTGILKYATNSPEMEFIVATEAGIIHQMEKENPNKKFFPAPPNNSCACNDCPHMKRNTLEKLYLCMKNEMPEIEVPMHIIERAVKPIERMLEISANLGL encoded by the coding sequence ATGGATACCTTCGAAGAAATAAAAGTGAAAGGATTTGCCGACGAATACATCAACCCGTCGCTTGACCTGTTTGCCGAAATAGAAAAATTTAAAAAGGAAAAAAATGCAGTTGTGCTGGCCCATTATTACCAGGAAGGAGATATTCAGGATGTTGCCGATTATATTGGCGATAGCCTTGGGCTTTCTCAGCAAGCTGCTAAAACCGATGCGGATATTATTGTTTTCGCCGGTGTGCATTTCATGGCTGAAACCGCCAAGATTTTATCGCCAAACAAGAAAGTTCTGTTACCGGATCTGAAAGCGGGCTGCTCATTAGCCGATAGCTGCCCGCCGCATTTATTTAAAAAGTTTAAGGAAAATTACCCTGATCATTTGGTGATCACCTATGTGAATTGTACCGCAGAATTGAAGGCTTTGAGCGATATTGTTTGTACCAGCAGCAATGCCGTGCAAATTGTGGAGAGCTTGCCAAAAGATCAAAAGATCATTTTTGGGCCGGATAAAAACCTTGGTGCATGGGTTGCCAAGAAAACAGGCAGAGACCTGGTACTGTGGAATGGAGCCTGTATGGTGCATGAGATCTTCAGCCGGGAGAAAATAACCAAACTGAAGGAACGCTACCCAAATGCAAAGATCTTAGCGCACCCGGAATGTGAGGAGGTGATTTTGCAAATGGCGGATTACATAGGCTCTACCACAGGAATATTAAAATATGCGACGAATAGCCCCGAAATGGAATTTATTGTGGCAACCGAGGCGGGGATTATCCACCAAATGGAGAAGGAAAATCCTAACAAGAAATTTTTCCCGGCGCCACCGAATAATTCCTGTGCCTGTAATGATTGCCCGCATATGAAGCGCAACACACTGGAAAAATTATATCTGTGTATGAAAAATGAGATGCCGGAAATTGAGGTGCCAATGCATATCATCGAACGCGCTGTGAAGCCAATCGAGCGGATGCTGGAGATCTCGGCAAATTTAGGATTATAG
- a CDS encoding L-aspartate oxidase (catalyzes the formation of oxaloacetate from L-aspartate), which produces MTRTVDFLVVGSGIAGLSFALKAAKHGKVLIVTKANEDESNTKYAQGGVAVVVDKKEDSFEKHINDTLIAGDGLCDLEVVEAVVKEGPERIREIIDYGTNFDKTNEGIYDLAKEGGHSEFRVLHYKDITGFEIERSLLEEIHREPNIEILTHYFAVDLITQHHLGQLVKKSSEDIACYGIYAFNTENNQVEKILSKVTVMASGGAGHIYSVTTNPTIATGDGVAMVYRAKGKVRNMEFIQFHPTALYNPGEYPSFLISEAVRGFGGILKRTNGEEFMQEYDERKSLAPRDIVARAIDAEIKKSGEDYVYLDIRHRKKKDILEHFPNIYAKCLDMGIDMTRDMIPVAPACHYMCGGVLVDHSGRSSIKQLYACGECSSTGLHGANRLASNSLLEALVFAHRIYQDAVVEFAQFEIPDNIPDWNEHGVKLSNEDILVTHNIREMQKLMNDYVGIVRSDFRLERAMRRLRLLYEETEEFYKQTKVSVKLCELRNLIQVSYLVVKSATARHESRGLHYTTDYPEHADILEDTVL; this is translated from the coding sequence ATGACCAGAACTGTGGATTTCCTGGTGGTAGGTTCGGGCATTGCCGGCCTAAGTTTTGCACTGAAGGCTGCAAAACACGGTAAGGTACTGATAGTTACCAAAGCCAACGAAGACGAAAGCAATACTAAATACGCCCAGGGAGGCGTGGCGGTGGTTGTGGATAAAAAAGAAGATTCCTTTGAAAAGCACATTAATGATACCCTAATTGCCGGTGATGGGTTGTGTGACCTTGAAGTTGTGGAGGCTGTTGTTAAAGAGGGACCGGAGCGCATCCGCGAGATTATTGACTACGGAACCAATTTCGACAAGACGAACGAAGGGATATATGACCTGGCAAAAGAGGGGGGTCACTCCGAATTTAGGGTATTGCATTACAAGGATATCACCGGTTTTGAGATAGAAAGATCATTGCTGGAAGAGATCCACCGTGAACCCAATATTGAGATACTAACCCATTACTTTGCGGTTGATTTGATTACCCAGCACCATTTAGGGCAGCTGGTTAAAAAATCATCGGAAGATATTGCCTGCTATGGCATTTATGCTTTTAATACCGAGAATAACCAGGTAGAAAAGATTTTATCTAAAGTTACGGTAATGGCATCCGGTGGTGCAGGTCATATTTATTCAGTTACCACAAACCCTACTATCGCCACTGGCGACGGTGTGGCAATGGTTTACCGTGCTAAAGGAAAAGTTAGGAATATGGAGTTTATTCAGTTCCATCCCACCGCTTTATACAATCCGGGTGAATATCCTTCCTTTTTGATCTCAGAGGCGGTACGTGGTTTCGGTGGCATACTTAAACGCACTAATGGCGAAGAGTTTATGCAGGAATATGACGAGCGTAAATCGCTTGCGCCACGTGATATTGTTGCGAGGGCAATTGATGCGGAAATTAAGAAGTCTGGTGAGGATTATGTTTACCTAGATATCCGCCATCGTAAGAAGAAGGATATTTTAGAGCATTTCCCTAATATATATGCCAAGTGTTTGGATATGGGGATAGATATGACCAGGGATATGATCCCGGTAGCGCCTGCCTGCCATTATATGTGTGGCGGTGTATTGGTTGATCATAGCGGCCGATCATCTATCAAGCAGCTGTATGCCTGCGGTGAATGTTCTTCAACAGGTTTACATGGGGCCAACCGGTTAGCTTCTAATTCTTTATTAGAAGCATTAGTGTTTGCACACCGCATCTATCAGGATGCAGTAGTTGAATTTGCCCAATTTGAGATTCCGGATAATATACCCGATTGGAATGAGCATGGTGTAAAACTTTCAAATGAAGATATCCTGGTTACCCATAACATCCGCGAAATGCAAAAGCTGATGAATGATTATGTGGGTATTGTTCGGTCCGACTTTAGGCTGGAGCGTGCCATGCGCAGACTACGGTTATTATATGAAGAAACGGAGGAGTTTTATAAGCAAACCAAAGTATCTGTAAAACTTTGCGAGTTAAGGAATCTGATCCAGGTAAGTTATTTGGTGGTAAAATCAGCCACTGCCAGGCACGAAAGCAGGGGACTGCATTACACTACGGACTACCCGGAACATGCGGATATTTTGGAGGATACAGTTTTATAG